In Humulus lupulus chromosome 7, drHumLupu1.1, whole genome shotgun sequence, the following are encoded in one genomic region:
- the LOC133791916 gene encoding probable pectinesterase 55 — MKYKILDNVVSKTITVDRSGQGNFTTVQQAIDSVPSKNQLWVRIHVKAGVYNEKVLVPQDKQYIVVEGEGKDTTTITLEAGGDSGMQNTTFTVLADNFVARDITFQIFVASSCGSSILFNHIAWLVVIVAAIYSALADDCAIVCFFDAQENIPDPIVKAYPVVLFILFSDPAQSLSV; from the exons ATGAAATACAAAATCCTTGATAATGTCGTTTCAAAGACCATCACAGTCGATAGATCAGGCCAAGGAAATTTTACAACTGTTCAACAAGCCATTGATTCTGTGCCCAGCAAAAACCAATTATGGGTTCGCATTCACGTTAAAGCCGGAGTTTACAA TGAGAAAGTCTTGGTCCCACAAGACAAGCAATACATAGTTGTGGAAGGTGAAGGTAAAGACACAACGACGATCACTTTGGAAGCTGGGGGTGACAGTGGTATGCAAAATACAACATTCACCGTGTTAGCAGATAATTTTGTGGCACGTGATATTACATTCCAG ATCTTTGTAGCTTCGTCTTGTGGTTCAAGTATTCTTTTCAACCATATAGCTTGGCTTGTAGTCATTGTTGCGGCAATATACTCTGCTTTAGCTGATGACTGCGCAATTGTCTGTTTCTTTGATGCCCAGGAAAATATACCTGATCCAATTGTGAAGGCATATCCTGTCGTGCTTTTCATATTGTTTAGTGATCCTGCCCAGTCACTGTCTGTGTAG